One Bifidobacterium crudilactis genomic region harbors:
- a CDS encoding acetate/propionate family kinase, whose product MAKTVLVINSGSSSIKYQLVDLESGEGLASGLVEKIGEPSDGHYKHEYNGEKHELEEPIPDHEVGLKRVLEFFEEYGPSIQEAGIVAVGHRVVQGGSVFPKPALVTDKTIAQVKNLAVLAPLHNGPEAVGAEVMRSLLPDTPQVFVFDSSFFFDLPKAVSTYALNKDIADEYHIRRYGAHGTSHQYVGSLVPELIGKPAEGLKQIVLHIGNGASASAQISGKPVETSMGLTPLEGLVMGGRTGDIDPAVVFHLIRNAHMNVDELDTLFNKRSGLTGLTGHGDMREIHRMIAEGDENAKLALDIYVHRIVGYIGNYVAQMGGVDVITFTAGVGENDEVVRREVAKKLAPFGVKIDLEKNDIRSKEPRIISTPDSSIAICIIPTNEELSIARQSEVIAREGDSYGNVFAK is encoded by the coding sequence ATGGCGAAAACCGTCCTAGTCATCAATTCGGGCTCTAGCTCAATCAAGTATCAACTCGTCGATCTTGAATCAGGCGAAGGTCTCGCTTCCGGTCTTGTCGAAAAAATCGGCGAACCGTCAGACGGCCATTACAAGCATGAATACAACGGCGAAAAGCATGAGCTTGAGGAGCCGATTCCCGACCATGAAGTCGGTCTCAAACGAGTTCTGGAATTCTTCGAAGAGTACGGGCCAAGCATCCAGGAGGCGGGCATCGTCGCCGTTGGCCACCGTGTGGTCCAGGGAGGTTCGGTCTTCCCCAAGCCAGCTCTGGTAACCGATAAAACCATCGCACAGGTCAAGAACCTTGCAGTGCTCGCACCTCTGCACAACGGCCCCGAGGCAGTCGGCGCCGAAGTCATGCGCTCGCTGCTGCCCGACACGCCACAGGTCTTCGTATTCGACAGCTCCTTCTTCTTCGATTTGCCCAAGGCAGTCAGCACCTATGCTCTGAACAAGGACATCGCGGACGAATACCACATCCGACGCTACGGAGCCCACGGCACCAGCCACCAGTACGTCGGCTCATTGGTTCCTGAACTGATCGGCAAGCCGGCCGAAGGCCTCAAGCAAATCGTTCTGCACATCGGCAACGGCGCATCGGCCTCCGCCCAGATCTCTGGCAAGCCGGTGGAGACCTCGATGGGCCTCACGCCGCTCGAAGGTCTGGTCATGGGCGGACGCACCGGAGACATCGATCCCGCCGTCGTCTTCCATCTGATTCGCAACGCCCACATGAACGTGGACGAGCTGGACACGCTGTTCAACAAGCGTTCCGGTCTGACCGGCCTGACCGGTCACGGCGATATGCGCGAGATTCACCGCATGATTGCGGAGGGCGACGAGAACGCCAAGCTCGCGCTGGACATCTATGTGCATCGCATTGTCGGCTATATCGGCAACTATGTCGCTCAGATGGGCGGCGTGGACGTTATCACCTTCACCGCAGGTGTTGGCGAGAACGACGAAGTCGTGCGCAGAGAGGTCGCCAAGAAGCTTGCTCCATTCGGTGTGAAGATTGACCTTGAGAAGAACGACATCCGCTCCAAGGAGCCGCGCATCATCTCGACGCCT